The following proteins are co-located in the Legionella busanensis genome:
- a CDS encoding superoxide dismutase family protein, with protein sequence MASLLYGTASYANELSATIYATEKNKAPLGKITFTDTQYGLLIKPDLTALPAGVHGFHLHQHANCGDNGMDAGGHFDPNDTKKHLGPYGDGHLGDLPALFIMEDGKANTPLLAPRLKTSDLAGLAVMIHAGGDNYSDNPALGGGGARIGCGIFNTSSEKNKPAK encoded by the coding sequence ATGGCCTCGCTACTTTACGGAACAGCCTCTTATGCCAATGAACTTAGCGCAACGATTTATGCAACAGAAAAGAATAAAGCGCCACTTGGCAAAATTACTTTTACCGATACACAATACGGTTTATTAATTAAACCTGATTTAACTGCCTTACCTGCCGGTGTGCATGGCTTTCATCTTCACCAGCATGCTAACTGCGGGGATAACGGTATGGATGCAGGTGGACACTTTGATCCTAACGATACCAAAAAACATCTTGGCCCCTATGGTGATGGCCACTTAGGTGATTTACCTGCGTTATTTATTATGGAAGATGGTAAAGCAAACACACCTCTACTTGCACCACGATTAAAGACCAGTGACTTAGCAGGTTTAGCAGTTATGATTCATGCGGGTGGTGATAATTATTCAGATAACCCAGCTTTAGGTGGAGGTGGCGCTCGTATTGGATGTGGGATTTTTAATACATCATCTGAGAAAAATAAGCCAGCAAAGTAA
- a CDS encoding glycosyl hydrolase family 18 protein yields the protein MGLKRPIVAGAIYIMSGQAISVNSLNIQAWVYPGQPACNAKNEYTDGRIIQVLKPEYFTVNETGILKRLNVAKAGCNAYSQKNIESIKSYSQQQFVTVSASASSMAVLASSVKKRANAIKKLISFIKKTNFTGIELDFEGFGNWTDDNYQNYKIFVNELGNALWSINAELMIDGPPISNETEQSYYKWHYEDFNSLPVNYIVVMAYDYQYNYGVGTPVAPNAWVTNIINYVKDRIEDINKIVIGIPSYGYHGITGSYKIKLDTFEQSKSYPGFSLAVQDPSSFEYFWQHENTTYFIQTSDSLNQKKALIEAAGIKHISVWHLGGNQWFL from the coding sequence ATGGGGTTAAAGCGGCCAATTGTTGCAGGTGCTATTTATATTATGTCCGGTCAAGCTATTTCTGTTAATTCTTTGAATATACAAGCTTGGGTTTATCCAGGCCAACCTGCCTGTAATGCAAAAAATGAATATACAGATGGTCGGATTATACAGGTATTAAAACCAGAGTATTTTACTGTAAATGAAACAGGTATCCTTAAGCGATTAAATGTAGCAAAGGCAGGATGTAATGCTTATAGTCAGAAAAATATTGAAAGTATTAAATCGTACTCCCAACAGCAATTTGTCACTGTATCTGCAAGCGCCAGTTCTATGGCTGTCTTAGCTTCAAGTGTTAAAAAACGCGCTAATGCAATTAAGAAATTAATAAGCTTTATTAAAAAGACAAATTTCACAGGTATCGAGCTTGATTTTGAAGGATTTGGTAATTGGACTGATGATAATTACCAAAATTATAAAATATTTGTAAATGAATTAGGTAATGCTTTATGGTCAATTAATGCTGAGCTTATGATTGATGGACCACCTATATCAAATGAAACTGAACAAAGCTACTATAAATGGCACTATGAAGACTTTAATAGTCTTCCAGTCAATTATATTGTTGTTATGGCTTACGATTATCAATATAACTATGGTGTAGGTACTCCTGTCGCACCTAATGCTTGGGTAACTAACATAATTAATTATGTTAAAGATAGAATAGAAGATATTAACAAAATTGTTATTGGCATACCTTCTTATGGTTATCATGGTATTACAGGGTCTTATAAAATTAAACTTGATACATTTGAGCAATCAAAAAGTTATCCGGGTTTTTCTTTAGCTGTACAAGACCCATCCTCTTTTGAATATTTTTGGCAGCATGAGAATACGACCTATTTTATACAAACAAGCGATTCCCTTAATCAAAAAAAGGCATTGATTGAGGCAGCAGGTATTAAACATATTTCTGTTTGGCATTTAGGTGGTAATCAATGGTTTTTATAA
- a CDS encoding cation transporter — protein sequence MQNVTKTVEFPKELKAQYSKAIFYEWISLFYMISAATFSFLVMSNSQTMKTVWLEDTLGIIPPLSFLVASKIVNQKANKTFPYGFHRVTSMAYFTSSLALFALGLYLLIDGSIVLLKQEHPTITSFFFLNHTIWVGFLMIIALCWSSIPSTILGHVKIPLAHYLYDKVLYADSKMNKASWTAGFASILGVLGIGLGYWWADAVVGILISLSIINDGYSNLKKSILDLLDEVPKTLEGNKTDPLIRDVEAIVKEQDWVESVALRFRDEGHVFFGDIFVTSKHKSIELEKLSKLQEKIKQHHWRLNDIVIMPVLSKNV from the coding sequence ATGCAAAATGTAACTAAAACGGTAGAGTTTCCTAAAGAATTAAAAGCTCAATATTCGAAAGCTATTTTTTATGAGTGGATATCACTTTTTTACATGATTTCTGCAGCAACTTTTTCCTTTTTAGTTATGTCTAATTCTCAAACAATGAAAACAGTTTGGTTAGAAGATACTTTAGGTATCATCCCACCTTTGTCCTTTTTAGTAGCGAGTAAAATAGTTAATCAGAAGGCTAATAAGACATTTCCATATGGCTTCCATCGCGTAACTAGCATGGCTTATTTTACTAGTTCTCTGGCTTTATTTGCGTTAGGTCTTTATCTGTTAATTGATGGAAGTATTGTGCTATTAAAGCAGGAGCATCCTACGATAACTTCTTTTTTTTTTTTAAATCATACAATTTGGGTTGGTTTTTTAATGATCATAGCTTTATGTTGGTCAAGCATCCCATCTACAATTTTAGGGCATGTTAAAATACCTTTAGCACATTACCTATATGATAAAGTTTTATATGCAGATTCTAAAATGAATAAGGCGAGTTGGACAGCTGGGTTTGCAAGTATTTTAGGTGTTTTAGGAATAGGTTTAGGTTATTGGTGGGCAGATGCAGTCGTAGGTATATTAATTTCTTTAAGTATTATTAATGATGGATATAGTAATTTAAAAAAATCTATTTTGGATTTACTAGATGAAGTACCGAAAACGTTAGAAGGTAATAAAACTGATCCACTGATACGAGATGTTGAAGCAATCGTAAAAGAACAGGATTGGGTCGAATCAGTTGCATTACGTTTTCGTGATGAAGGGCATGTATTTTTTGGTGATATCTTTGTTACATCCAAACATAAAAGCATTGAGCTTGAAAAGTTATCTAAACTCCAAGAAAAAATCAAACAACATCACTGGCGATTAAATGACATTGTTATTATGCCAGTTTTGTCTAAGAACGTGTAA
- the plaA gene encoding GDSL family lysophospholipase PlaA — protein sequence MKVFLAMLVLLFSTLVNANELNNVVVFGDSLSDNGNLYEYMRHRIPQSPPYYEGRFTNGPVWIEQLTNFYFPNQVKSHLYDYAFGGAAISDNAADDDILFTLNREIKTYLLSHDNKASEQSLFIIWIGGNNYLALPENEEEANAIVVNGIANGTEQLVKAGAKHILILTLPDLGRGPAARQLKAEEKLTRLSKHHNELLKVALQKLRVKYPNVQFLYFETEGTVNRLLESPEEYGFTNTIDTCYDVLVDDISKSSTLLMAAKSAKIDETCEGYLFFDPVHPTTLAHRLIAEDVRAMLDASHVKFKK from the coding sequence ATGAAAGTGTTTTTGGCTATGCTTGTCCTGCTGTTTTCAACATTGGTAAATGCTAATGAGCTGAATAATGTAGTCGTTTTTGGGGATAGCTTATCGGATAATGGAAATTTATACGAATATATGCGTCATCGTATTCCTCAATCGCCGCCTTATTATGAAGGACGTTTTACAAATGGACCTGTTTGGATTGAGCAGCTTACAAACTTCTATTTTCCTAATCAAGTTAAGTCGCATTTATACGATTATGCTTTTGGTGGGGCAGCAATTTCTGACAATGCCGCTGATGATGACATACTTTTTACCTTAAATCGTGAAATTAAAACTTATCTATTAAGTCATGATAATAAAGCAAGCGAGCAAAGTTTATTTATTATATGGATTGGGGGTAATAATTACTTAGCTTTACCTGAAAATGAAGAAGAAGCTAATGCCATTGTTGTTAACGGTATTGCCAATGGCACTGAGCAATTAGTTAAAGCAGGAGCAAAACATATTTTAATTCTAACTTTACCCGATCTAGGTAGGGGTCCTGCAGCAAGGCAGTTAAAAGCTGAGGAAAAATTAACTAGGTTATCAAAGCATCACAATGAGCTCTTAAAGGTGGCTTTACAAAAGCTTAGAGTAAAATATCCTAATGTTCAATTTTTATATTTTGAAACTGAGGGAACGGTAAATAGACTGTTAGAATCACCTGAAGAGTATGGTTTTACCAATACGATAGATACTTGTTATGACGTATTAGTTGATGACATATCAAAAAGCTCCACCTTATTGATGGCTGCTAAGTCGGCAAAGATAGATGAAACATGTGAAGGTTATCTATTTTTTGACCCTGTTCATCCAACAACCTTGGCACATCGATTAATAGCTGAGGATGTTCGCGCTATGCTTGATGCTTCGCATGTTAAATTTAAAAAATAA
- a CDS encoding MMPL family transporter, with product MQDSLFFCLGKLIYKLRVHIVWLAIIVVILCLPYLPNIMKPFKSTGFIDATSSSAKAEDYLHNKLGLSSNQILVLYTSEKWVATDSRFKNAIKKSLSGLKKLPVNYEIIYPDGNKTQISKDKHTAYAVIFFDPDQVIDKNLIKDLENNIKTPPNMTMQLGGEAIFEEVIHKQTQKDLYKADLVAAPVSVIVLILVFGTLIAALIPMVLGGGCALIILSLLYFIGQVYTLSIFTINIALLLGLCLCLDYCLFIISRFRDELRKDKTIRSAIATTIATAGKAVFFSGLAVFISLSALLFFPINILFSVGVGGLAAVFVAVCVSVILLPAILAIIRNGINYLSIRFTRKEKASLAWRWLAKKVVKRPLIFFVFTLSLLLLLGYPFLNAKFGISNFRILPQHSPGRAFFNTYIDKFNEQDLTPILLIVTSQNDPILSKANIGKLYDLVKTLKKNPLIDHINSIVNTSSSLTKSQYQTLYNTKSTLDTNSIKSLLATTTTKYATVINIISKYEANSKETKTLISQLRALKPPSGWNFQLTGGPVKNEDVLNKIYSLFPYAVLWIICLTYLVLLILLRSLFLPFKAILMNIVSLCASYGVLVYIFQEGHLQKWLNFDPQGSLDISLLVIIFCALFGFSMDYEVFLLTRIKEYYEQTKDNENSIIFGIEKSSKIITSAALIVIFLCGSFMVADVLMVKQFGLGIAAAIFVDAFLIRTLLVPATMALVKPLNWYLPKWLEKILPKW from the coding sequence ATGCAGGATTCGCTTTTCTTTTGTTTAGGAAAATTAATTTATAAACTTCGAGTACATATTGTATGGCTAGCGATAATTGTAGTTATCCTTTGCCTGCCTTATTTACCCAATATTATGAAACCTTTTAAATCAACTGGTTTCATTGATGCTACATCTAGTAGTGCTAAAGCAGAAGATTATTTACATAATAAACTTGGCTTGAGTTCTAATCAAATACTAGTCCTTTATACTAGTGAAAAATGGGTAGCAACAGATAGCCGCTTTAAAAATGCAATAAAAAAATCATTATCAGGTTTAAAAAAATTACCTGTTAACTATGAAATTATTTACCCTGATGGCAATAAAACACAAATATCTAAGGATAAACATACAGCCTATGCTGTTATCTTTTTTGATCCTGATCAAGTTATTGATAAAAATTTAATTAAGGATTTAGAAAACAATATAAAAACGCCGCCTAATATGACCATGCAGCTCGGTGGTGAAGCAATTTTTGAAGAAGTTATACACAAACAAACTCAAAAAGATCTCTATAAAGCCGACTTAGTTGCTGCACCTGTTTCAGTAATTGTTCTAATTTTAGTGTTCGGTACTTTAATAGCAGCCCTAATTCCCATGGTATTAGGCGGAGGATGCGCGCTTATTATTCTTTCTTTACTGTATTTTATTGGCCAAGTCTACACTCTATCTATATTTACTATTAATATTGCTCTTTTATTGGGTTTATGCCTATGTCTTGATTATTGTCTTTTTATTATCAGTCGTTTTCGAGATGAATTAAGAAAAGATAAAACAATCAGATCTGCTATTGCTACTACTATTGCTACTGCCGGTAAAGCTGTTTTCTTTAGTGGCTTGGCTGTCTTTATTAGTCTTAGTGCTTTACTTTTTTTTCCTATCAATATTCTCTTTTCGGTTGGCGTGGGTGGCCTTGCAGCCGTATTTGTTGCCGTTTGTGTGTCAGTTATCCTTCTACCAGCTATTCTAGCTATCATAAGAAACGGCATAAATTATTTATCTATACGCTTTACGCGTAAAGAAAAAGCCTCCCTTGCTTGGCGATGGCTAGCTAAGAAGGTAGTTAAAAGACCCTTAATTTTTTTCGTATTCACACTAAGCCTATTACTACTCTTGGGTTATCCCTTTTTAAATGCTAAATTTGGAATTTCTAATTTTCGTATTTTACCCCAACACTCCCCAGGTCGCGCATTCTTTAATACCTATATTGATAAGTTTAATGAACAGGATTTAACACCTATTTTATTAATTGTTACCAGTCAAAACGATCCTATCCTTTCTAAAGCTAACATTGGAAAATTATATGATTTAGTCAAAACACTTAAAAAAAATCCCCTTATTGATCATATCAATAGTATTGTAAATACAAGTAGTAGCCTAACAAAATCACAGTATCAAACCTTATATAATACAAAAAGTACCCTAGATACAAATTCGATTAAAAGTTTATTAGCAACAACGACAACGAAGTATGCAACAGTTATTAATATAATTAGTAAATATGAGGCAAATTCAAAAGAAACTAAGACATTAATTTCACAATTACGCGCACTTAAGCCGCCAAGTGGATGGAATTTCCAGCTAACTGGCGGGCCTGTTAAAAATGAAGATGTTTTAAATAAAATATATAGCCTTTTTCCCTATGCCGTATTATGGATTATATGTTTAACCTATCTCGTTTTACTTATCTTATTACGTTCCTTATTTCTGCCCTTTAAAGCTATTTTAATGAATATTGTGAGTCTATGTGCTAGCTATGGCGTATTAGTTTACATTTTTCAAGAAGGGCACTTACAAAAATGGCTTAACTTTGATCCCCAAGGTAGTTTAGATATTAGTCTACTGGTTATTATTTTCTGTGCTCTCTTTGGCTTTTCTATGGACTATGAAGTCTTTTTACTTACGCGTATTAAAGAATATTATGAGCAAACTAAAGACAATGAAAACAGTATTATTTTTGGCATAGAAAAGAGCAGTAAAATTATAACGAGTGCTGCCCTGATTGTAATTTTTCTTTGTGGTTCGTTTATGGTGGCTGATGTATTAATGGTTAAGCAATTTGGGTTAGGAATTGCAGCAGCCATTTTTGTTGACGCCTTCTTAATTCGTACCCTTTTAGTGCCAGCAACTATGGCACTAGTTAAACCCTTAAATTGGTATTTACCCAAATGGTTAGAAAAAATTCTCCCCAAATGGTAG
- a CDS encoding DMT family transporter, whose translation MRKVNCAIALALLFWASAFVGIRFSLESYTPGALALLRFIIASICMGIIYLRLPNKNKMPWLIRIQLLLIGVGAIGIYNICLNTGELTISASIASFIIGINPVLTILLSIILFKERTHFGIWLGVGISMFGLLLMALGGKNTAIHIEGVLIIFVATIMSAIYNLTQGLFLKTYHPIVVTSWVIWGGTLFLSYFIFDLKQEFFKASYEATFVVIYMGIFSAALAYLCWSYVLANMPVSRASIYSYALPLYSTALGFLFLGEKPSAMSFAGGVIALAGAFIAKQPQRSLATTAVLR comes from the coding sequence GTGAGGAAGGTAAATTGTGCTATAGCACTTGCCCTATTATTTTGGGCATCTGCCTTTGTTGGAATTCGTTTTAGCTTAGAAAGTTATACACCTGGTGCTTTAGCATTATTGCGTTTTATTATTGCTTCTATATGTATGGGAATTATTTATTTAAGGTTGCCAAATAAAAATAAAATGCCTTGGTTAATTCGCATCCAACTATTACTCATTGGCGTTGGGGCAATTGGTATTTACAATATTTGTCTAAATACAGGTGAGCTAACCATTTCAGCCAGTATAGCTAGTTTTATAATTGGTATTAACCCTGTATTAACTATTCTTTTATCTATCATCCTCTTTAAGGAGCGTACTCACTTTGGTATCTGGTTAGGCGTGGGTATTAGTATGTTTGGTTTATTATTAATGGCATTAGGTGGTAAAAATACTGCTATACATATCGAAGGCGTCCTAATCATCTTTGTTGCAACAATAATGAGCGCAATATATAACCTTACACAAGGCCTTTTTTTAAAAACTTATCATCCCATTGTTGTAACATCTTGGGTAATCTGGGGAGGAACTTTATTTCTCTCATATTTTATCTTTGATTTAAAACAGGAATTTTTTAAAGCTAGTTATGAAGCAACATTTGTAGTCATTTATATGGGTATTTTTTCCGCAGCACTTGCTTATTTATGTTGGAGTTACGTCCTTGCAAACATGCCAGTTTCTAGGGCATCTATTTACTCTTATGCCCTACCTTTGTATTCAACGGCATTAGGTTTTTTGTTTTTAGGCGAAAAACCATCTGCTATGTCGTTTGCTGGTGGCGTTATTGCTTTAGCCGGCGCATTTATTGCCAAACAACCACAGCGATCTCTCGCCACAACAGCAGTATTAAGATAA
- a CDS encoding DEAD/DEAH box helicase: MTDNLVNFAALNLSAPLLKALEDMKFQTPSPVQAQTIPQMLEGRDIIAQAQTGTGKTAAFALPILERLNTNLAVTQALVLAPTRELAIQVAEQFKTLGKYQRVTVSVLCGGQDYSKQLKQLREGAQVVVGTPGRILDHMDRGTLKLNNLSTFVLDEADEMLQMGFIDDIELIFSKLPEKKQIALFSATMPHRIRQIANNYLVDPVSVQIRSETATVKSVEQRFLFASPAQKPDALLRILAVEDYQGVIVFVRTKSATEDVADNLQKQGHRAMAIHGDITQALREKIVAQFRQGAIDVLVATDVAARGLDVERVTHVINYDVPHDSETYVHRIGRTGRAGRSGVTILFVSPRESRTLNNIERHTRQRIEKINVPTDQMIQQAKQERFLANISNRLEHKNIAQYRQIIDSFLEQNPNVAAADVAAALALLINNNKPWQFESPKSVNVVGKDKRTKESKDSYDRSTKKNRRSSPESSSKHFENMPQELFRIEVGRVHGVKPGNIVGAIANEAGLQSRFITGLKIHDDHSTVRLPKGMPKEVFQDLNKAWVCGRQLKLSVINSN; the protein is encoded by the coding sequence ATGACAGACAATTTAGTAAATTTCGCAGCGCTGAATTTATCAGCTCCTTTATTGAAAGCATTAGAGGATATGAAATTTCAAACACCTTCTCCAGTACAAGCCCAAACTATCCCGCAGATGTTAGAGGGCCGTGACATTATTGCCCAAGCTCAAACTGGCACAGGCAAAACAGCAGCTTTTGCTTTACCTATTTTAGAACGCTTAAATACTAACTTAGCGGTTACACAAGCGCTAGTTTTAGCACCCACCCGGGAGCTAGCAATTCAGGTTGCTGAACAATTTAAAACCTTAGGTAAATATCAACGAGTTACTGTATCTGTGTTATGTGGTGGCCAAGACTATTCAAAGCAATTGAAACAATTAAGAGAAGGGGCGCAAGTCGTTGTAGGTACCCCAGGAAGAATTTTAGACCATATGGATCGTGGCACATTAAAATTAAATAATTTATCAACTTTTGTACTTGATGAAGCTGACGAAATGTTGCAAATGGGTTTTATTGACGATATTGAATTAATTTTCTCCAAATTACCTGAAAAAAAACAAATTGCGTTATTTTCAGCAACAATGCCACATCGTATTCGCCAAATTGCTAATAATTATTTAGTTGATCCTGTTTCAGTCCAAATACGTTCTGAAACTGCAACGGTAAAAAGTGTTGAGCAACGCTTCCTATTTGCCTCACCTGCCCAAAAACCTGATGCTTTATTGCGTATCTTAGCCGTAGAGGATTATCAAGGTGTTATCGTTTTTGTGCGTACTAAGAGTGCTACTGAAGATGTTGCCGATAACTTACAAAAACAGGGCCATCGAGCCATGGCTATTCATGGTGATATTACACAAGCTTTGCGTGAAAAAATTGTAGCCCAATTTAGGCAAGGGGCGATTGATGTTCTGGTCGCAACAGATGTTGCTGCGCGTGGTTTAGATGTTGAGCGGGTTACTCATGTTATTAATTATGATGTACCTCATGATAGTGAGACTTATGTGCATCGGATTGGCCGTACGGGTCGAGCCGGGCGAAGTGGGGTGACTATTTTATTTGTTAGCCCTCGTGAATCAAGAACTTTAAATAATATTGAGCGGCATACTCGCCAACGTATAGAAAAAATAAATGTGCCTACTGATCAGATGATTCAACAGGCAAAACAAGAACGCTTTTTAGCAAATATTAGCAATAGACTTGAGCATAAAAATATAGCTCAGTATCGTCAAATTATAGATTCCTTTTTAGAGCAAAATCCAAATGTTGCAGCTGCTGATGTAGCTGCTGCTTTAGCATTATTAATTAATAACAATAAGCCTTGGCAGTTTGAGTCACCAAAGTCTGTTAATGTTGTAGGTAAAGATAAACGCACTAAAGAGTCGAAAGATTCTTATGATCGTTCAACTAAGAAGAATCGACGTAGCTCTCCTGAGTCTTCTTCAAAACATTTTGAAAATATGCCGCAGGAATTATTTCGCATAGAAGTAGGGCGAGTTCATGGTGTAAAGCCAGGCAATATTGTTGGTGCTATTGCTAATGAAGCAGGATTACAAAGCCGTTTTATTACTGGTCTTAAAATTCATGATGACCATTCTACTGTAAGGCTACCTAAAGGCATGCCTAAAGAAGTTTTTCAAGATCTAAATAAAGCTTGGGTCTGCGGACGACAGTTAAAGCTAAGTGTTATTAATTCAAATTAA
- a CDS encoding NADPH-dependent 2,4-dienoyl-CoA reductase: MELKIDNTPFKALFQPLDLGFTQLKNRLLMGSMHTGLEEDKEGLQRLAAFYRERALGGAGLIVTGGIAPNRAGRLAPFAAKLTQHKEQQRHELVTQTVHEAGGKIALQILHSGRYGYHPFIVAPSPVKSPISPFAPWKMSKRRIRKTIEHFGRCAKLAQAAGYDGVEVMGSEGYLINQFIVTHTNHRTDEWGGDFVNRIKFPIEVVKHIREVVGERFIIIYRLSMLDLIADGSSWEEVILLAKAIEQAGATIINTGIGWHEARIPTIATMVPPAAFTAITKRLKPEITVPVVTSNRINTPEIANQLLEDGVADMISMARPFLADPRFAEKAKLGDSKAINVCIACNQACLDRVFVNKTASCLVNPQACNETELIYQTAHHPKKIAVVGAGPAGLAFTAVAAERGHDVTLFEKKDKLGGQFNLAKSIPGKEDFHHTINYYTHQLEKFGVNIHLNTAAEVDLLKEYDEIVLATGIKPRTPSIPGIDHAKAMSYVDVIEGRKSPGQRVAIIGAGGIGFDVAEWLTHESKASPLEQFYNEWGIDIDVTHRGGIKSPIIEKTAREVFLLQRKKEKLGKRLGKTTGWIHRLSLKHRHVKMISGVEYVRIDDEGLHIRINDEPRLLEVDSVIICAGQEELRELFEPLREEGCNVHLIGGAFKALELDARHAIDQACRLAALL, translated from the coding sequence ATGGAATTGAAAATTGATAATACACCATTTAAAGCCTTATTTCAGCCTTTAGATTTAGGGTTTACCCAGTTAAAAAATAGGCTATTAATGGGATCGATGCATACAGGCTTAGAAGAGGATAAAGAAGGATTACAACGCCTAGCTGCCTTTTATAGAGAGCGTGCATTAGGCGGGGCGGGATTAATTGTTACAGGTGGAATTGCGCCTAATCGTGCAGGCCGGCTTGCGCCCTTTGCAGCGAAGCTTACCCAACATAAAGAACAGCAGCGACATGAGTTAGTAACCCAAACAGTGCATGAAGCAGGAGGAAAAATTGCTTTGCAAATTTTGCATTCAGGTCGCTATGGGTATCATCCGTTCATTGTCGCCCCAAGCCCAGTAAAATCGCCCATTAGTCCTTTTGCACCTTGGAAAATGAGTAAGCGACGGATTAGAAAAACCATAGAGCATTTTGGACGCTGCGCTAAATTAGCTCAAGCTGCTGGATATGATGGCGTAGAGGTTATGGGGAGTGAAGGGTATTTAATTAATCAATTCATTGTGACACATACCAATCACCGCACTGATGAATGGGGGGGGGATTTCGTGAATCGTATTAAATTCCCTATCGAGGTCGTTAAGCATATCCGCGAAGTAGTTGGTGAACGATTTATTATTATTTATCGTTTATCCATGTTAGATTTAATTGCCGATGGCAGTAGTTGGGAAGAAGTTATCCTATTAGCAAAAGCTATTGAGCAAGCAGGCGCCACCATTATTAATACGGGTATTGGCTGGCATGAAGCACGGATTCCTACCATTGCTACGATGGTTCCCCCAGCAGCATTTACTGCAATCACGAAGCGGCTTAAGCCTGAAATTACAGTGCCTGTGGTTACTTCAAATCGTATAAATACGCCTGAAATAGCCAATCAGTTATTAGAAGATGGGGTAGCTGATATGATTTCAATGGCTCGGCCCTTTTTAGCAGATCCTCGATTTGCAGAAAAGGCAAAGCTTGGTGATAGTAAAGCAATTAATGTTTGTATTGCTTGTAACCAAGCCTGCCTTGATCGCGTTTTTGTTAACAAAACAGCTTCTTGTTTAGTTAATCCTCAAGCTTGTAATGAAACAGAATTAATTTATCAAACAGCACATCATCCTAAAAAAATCGCAGTTGTTGGCGCAGGTCCTGCAGGCCTTGCTTTTACCGCAGTTGCTGCTGAAAGAGGTCATGATGTAACTTTATTTGAAAAGAAAGATAAGTTAGGTGGTCAATTTAATCTAGCTAAATCAATTCCGGGTAAGGAAGATTTTCACCATACTATTAATTATTATACTCATCAATTAGAAAAATTTGGTGTAAATATTCATCTAAATACAGCAGCAGAAGTTGATTTATTAAAAGAGTACGATGAAATTGTGCTTGCTACAGGTATTAAGCCACGCACACCAAGCATTCCTGGTATTGATCATGCTAAAGCAATGAGTTATGTCGATGTTATCGAAGGACGCAAAAGCCCTGGCCAACGAGTTGCTATTATTGGTGCAGGAGGTATTGGTTTTGATGTGGCTGAGTGGTTAACACATGAATCAAAGGCATCACCTTTAGAACAATTTTATAATGAATGGGGAATTGATATTGATGTTACTCATCGAGGAGGAATAAAGTCGCCAATAATTGAAAAAACGGCTCGTGAAGTTTTTTTACTGCAACGCAAAAAAGAAAAACTAGGAAAACGCTTAGGTAAAACAACAGGTTGGATACATCGATTAAGCCTTAAACATAGACATGTAAAAATGATATCGGGCGTTGAATATGTTCGTATTGATGACGAAGGCTTACATATTCGTATTAATGATGAACCTAGACTGTTAGAAGTAGATTCAGTTATTATTTGTGCCGGTCAAGAAGAATTGCGTGAATTATTTGAGCCTTTACGTGAAGAGGGCTGTAATGTTCACTTAATCGGTGGTGCTTTTAAAGCACTCGAACTTGATGCGCGTCATGCTATAGATCAAGCATGCCGATTAGCAGCATTGCTTTAA